A window from Carassius gibelio isolate Cgi1373 ecotype wild population from Czech Republic chromosome B3, carGib1.2-hapl.c, whole genome shotgun sequence encodes these proteins:
- the samd9l gene encoding sterile alpha motif domain-containing protein 9-like isoform X2: MVSNWLTSIGVKETYIKKLHEEEVDGRILCEISEEYLEKKIGLKSGPALLIIKKRDELVNSQKGSGKHLHKQTTGKNYNEASAIKRVDTRADMREEQKEDSEITTKKDSKLRPFDTKGVDFTYVKNSVFLPESGVVDFISPCHEYKSFAIASTLDHQRLQAKFAKEVLKFATGCMNVRTNGTIHFGVMDSRGDTGYVHGEIIGIPVKEKDVYCDALDYIERSFSSSDSELVRLCIGEPQFVQVVCSNSTEELCIVEVDIKPTLSIVSNKVFSVSLPNFNEKANKVQFEKKTAYRRVGSKTEPVADLSEFYQRISFRDARREEAEKKLNFTAPELCQNLGKKLIMLITGGKKIMDKEKWHILVTNRFPEKDLQSIDFLLNMNIFCMFDFDPDSNVSGLCHEYSKHHAVNRHFMQNYKIPSGLSIREFESHLRLFDQISWIFCNGRNDFKGNEPPCDEKTWVKTKRTLLKDCVSLICKDILPKGTFQVIFLLTSPADTPFLNTFYEFITDMEGHEDIICLAESEENFKEWQRFALGSCDRETVNSSSVVGMTISQINATLQQVQPTTTQVTKRLPIHVKGECFLDTRDEEMRCSLEILSLNHCEETSPDLIESEKETIEQQFYHGGKVTWMNLWLADKKIVGEVIQRDAYSEVNSLVKDCLCWSLDRAPISCINIYHHPGSGGSTVARQILWNNRRDLRCAVVKPSYSATVVSEDAIWLREYEEKDPQKCLPVLLLFEDCDKEYLEDVKYELEVAINTKKIARGTLCFILLSCRRSHNPEKMCKESVQQNVSITHKLSETEKKQFSKKRQSLEKQFNPEFILTFVLMSEEFESHKIAEYVKQFVKHLLQGINPDSVVTKLVLYVSLLNTYVQNSFISQSHCEALLALSFHLDRFRQYAFETSLSEQARLVLIHLRDENTYINSIRIIHPLVAKELLQQLGDKQQQSDLALDLLNNDVLFEHRFGKDQYIKFLRDLFMTRSRISKGDKLDTFFSPLIEHVREKECPDKAIELLKAAYKRFNEDAFFAQQLARLNYKHDRFEEAEQWAKTAVAKRPNNSYFLDTKGQVYREWFAAKCKAMDQDQKTPENTVDALEMALKAIECFQECKNAAMQENETMNNAGLVGIVEVGCALLKLMSTLHVFSRKKHSEFIRYLLDTDYIPVQIEKPWEHFHYRLKNIQKLMLEALEWISVDLSYFQTDLNTDEEKTSETVERTIKHPMHWLVNKSSAYGKYFSGASQNKDQNPEKLSPLMKRMMIYYYGGGNITTIFSLLTNQKDGNPVMVLENIISLYPSNPMRAKMPQADLVNYIASHFALSCFSTNSPKLAAFQDLQRLSNQFPKEKPRCLPSALFLLVLLFWPEEHDTEAEKEHKYETVLFAVEHLQRLYDKKLKDIPPRKKRIYTHFFLSNGTGFEKFVHKSKFETITKVLSVSEKRLKWFSGEVWKMPEMSKLLKCVTGWTEDEKVFLEGPKGMKFHIPALKTSSVPHNNENVTFYLGFTLKGPVAYNITVQT; this comes from the coding sequence ATGGTGAGCAACTGGTTAACATCAATAGGAGTTAAAGAAACATACATCAAAAAACTTCATGAAGAGGAAGTAGATGGCCGGATTCTTTGTGAAATTTCAGAAGAATATCTGGAAAAAAAGATTGGACTAAAATCTGGGCCGGCACTTTTGATAATCAAAAAAAGAGATGAGTTAGTAAATTCACAAAAAGGCAGTGGCaaacatttacacaaacaaaccACTGGAAAAAATTACAATGAAGCAAGTGCAATTAAACGTGTTGACACACGAGCCGATATGAGGGAAGAGCAAAAAGAAGATTCTGAGATAACAACAAAGAAAGATTCAAAACTACGACCTTTTGATACAAAAGGTGTTGATTTTACATATGTTAAAAACAGTGTATTCCTACCAGAATCGGGGGTTGTTGATTTTATTAGTCCATGTCATGAGTATAAGTCATTTGCCATTGCTTCAACACTTGACCATCAACGACTACAGGCCAAGTTTGCAAAGGAAGTGCTGAAATTTGCTACAGGATGTATGAATGTTCGTACAAATGGCACAATACATTTTGGTGTCATGGACAGTAGAGGTGACACTGGTTATGTACATGGTGAAATCATTGGTATTCCTGTTAAGGAAAAAGATGTATACTGTGATGCATTAGATTACATAGAGAGGAGTTTCTCCAGCTCTGATAGCGAACTAGTAAGATTATGTATTGGTGAACCTCAGTTTGTTCAAGTAGTCTGTTCAAACAGCACAGAGGAACTCTGCATTGTGGAGGTTGATATTAAGCCCACATTGAGCATAGTCAGTAATAAGGTGTTCTCTGTTAGCTTGCCAAATTTCAATGAGAAGGCAAACAAAGTTCAGTTTGAGAAGAAAACTGCTTATCGCAGAGTGGGTTCAAAAACCGAACCAGTGGCAGACCTCAGTGAGTTCTACCAACGCATCAGTTTTAGGGATGCTCGGAGAGAAGAGGCAGAGAAAAAGCTTAATTTCACAGCACCAGAACTGTGCCAGAACCTGGGAAAAAAGCTTATCATGCTCATAACAGGTGGAAAGAAAATAATGGACAAGGAAAAATGGCACATACTGGTTACCAATCGATTTCCGGAGAAGGATCTGCAAAGCATAGATTTTTTGCTGAACATGAACATCTTCTGCATGTTTGATTTTGATCCAGATTCCAATGTGTCAGGGCTATGCCATGAATACAGTAAGCACCATGCAGTGAACCGGCATTTCATGCAGAACTACAAAATTCCTAGTGGCTTGAGCATCCGAGAATTTGAGAGTCATCTACGTTTGTTTGATCAAATCAGTTGGATATTTTGCAATGGACGGAATGATTTCAAAGGCAACGAACCTCCCTGTGATGAGAAGACCTGGGTTAAAACAAAAAGAACCCTCCTAAAAGATTGTGTGTCACTTATTTGCAAAGATATCTTACCCAAAGGAACCTTTCAAGTGATTTTCCTCCTTACCTCCCCTGCTGACACACCATTCCTAAACACATTCTATGAGTTCATCACTGACATGGAAGGACATGAAGACATTATCTGCCTTGCAGAATCAGAGGAGAATTTCAAGGAATGGCAGCGCTTTGCTCTAGGATCCTGTGACAGGGAAACAGTTAATAGTTCAAGTGTTGTTGGGATGACAAtaagtcaaataaatgcaactctcCAACAGGTCCAGCCTACCACTACACAGGTCACCAAACGATTACCAATTCATGTCAAAGGAGAGTGTTTTCTTGATACTCGAGATGAGGAAATGAGATGTTCTTTAGAGATTCTGAGTCTAAACCACTGTGAAGAAACCAGTCCCGATCTCATTGAATCTGAAAAAGAGACAATTGAGCAGCAGTTTTACCATGGAGGAAAAGTAACTTGGATGAATCTCTGGCTTGCAGATAAAAAAATTGTCGGGGAGGTTATTCAAAGAGATGCTTACAGTGAAGTCAACAGTCTGGTGAAGGACTGTCTTTGTTGGAGTTTGGATCGTGCACCCATCAGCTGCATCAACATATACCATCATCCGGGCAGTGGTGGTAGTACAGTGGCAAGGCAGATACTGTGGAACAACCGAAGAGATCTAAGGTGTGCAGTTGTAAAACCTTCATACTCAGCAACAGTTGTTTCAGAAGATGCCATCTGGCTGCGAGAATATGAAGAAAAAGATCCTCAAAAATGCCTCCCTGTGCTCCTactgtttgaagactgtgataaAGAGTATTTAGAAGATGTCAAATATGAATTGGAAGTCGCCATCAATACAAAGAAAATAGCCCGTGGCACTCTCTGCTTCATCCTGCTGAGTTGTAGGAGATCTCACAATCCAGAGAAAATGTGCAAGGAATCTGTTCAACAGAATGTTTCTATTACTCATAAGCTAtcagagacagaaaaaaagcAGTTTTCCAAAAAAAGACAAAGCCTTGAAAAACAGTTCAATCCAGAATTCATTCTAACATTTGTCCTGATGAGCGAGGAATTTGAGAGCCACAAAATTGCTGAATATGTGAAGCAGTTTGTCAAGCATTTACTGCAAGGCATTAATCCTGACTCTGTTGTTACTAAGCTTGTCCTGTATGTGTCATTGCTCAACACTTACGTGCAGAACTCATTCATCTCTCAGTCACATTGTGAAGCTCTCCTGGCTCTTTCCTTTCATTTGGATAGATTTAGACAATATGCTTTTGAGACTTCTCTAAGTGAGCAAGCTAGATTGGTCTTAATACACTTGAGAGATGAAAACACCTACATTAACTCGATCAGAATCATTCATCCACTGGTTGCCAAAGAGCTTCTTCAACAACTGGGTGATAAGCAACAACAAAGTGATCTTGCTTTAGATCTTCTCAACAATGACGTGTTGTTTGAGCACAGGTTTGGTAAAGATCAGTACATTAAATTCTTGCGGGATCTGTTCATGACACGCAGCAGGATCAGCAAAGGTGATAAACTGGACACCTTTTTCTCCCCGCTAATAGAGCATGTAAGAGAGAAAGAGTGTCCAGATAAAGCTATTGAGCTTCTCAAGGCAGCTTACAAGCGTTTTAATGAGGATGCATTTTTTGCTCAACAACTGGCTCGACTCAATTACAAACATGACAGATTTGAAGAAGCAGAACAGTGGGCAAAAACTGCAGTAGCAAAAAGGCCAAACAATTCCTACTTTCTTGATACAAAAGGTCAAGTGTACAGGGAGTGGTTTGCAGCAAAATGCAAAGCTATGGACCAGGATCAAAAAACACCCGAAAACACAGTAGATGCTTTGGAAATGGCACTAAAAGCCATTGAATGTTTTCAGGAATGTAAGAATGCAGCAATGCAGGAAAATGAGACCATGAACAATGCTGGCCTTGTTGGAATAGTAGAAGTAGGATGTGCACTGCTAAAGCTAATGTCCACTCTTCACGTGTTCTCAAGAAAAAAGCATTCCGAATTCATTAGATACCTCCTAGATACAGATTATATACCTGTTCAGATAGAAAAACCGTGGGAACATTTTCATTATAGATTGAAAAACATCCAAAAACTAATGCTGGAGGCACTGGAATGGATTTCAGTAGACTTGAGTTACTTCCAGACGGACCTGAACACAGATGAGGAGAAGACATCTGAGACTGTTGAGAGGACCATAAAGCACCCCATGCACTGGCTGGTGAATAAGTCTTCAGCTTATGGTAAATACTTTAGTGGTGCTTCTCAAAATAAAGATCAAAACCCAGAGAAGTTAAGTCCTCTCATGAAACGCATGATGATTTATTACTATGGTGGGGGGAACATTACAACTATTTTTTCCCTCCTAACTAACCAGAAAGATGGTAACCCTGTCATGGTTCTGGAGAATATTATTTCACTTTACCCAAGCAATCCAATGAGGGCGAAAATGCCACAAGCAGACCTTGTGAACTACATAGCATCACACTTTGCCCTAAGTTGCTTCTCAACTAATTCTCCCAAGCTGGCTGCATTTCAGGATCTACAAAGGCTGAGTAACCAATTTCCTAAAGAGAAACCAAGATGCTTACCTAGTGCTCTTTTCTTACTTGTCTTACTTTTCTGGCCAGAAGAGCATGACACAGAAGCAGAGAAAGAACATAAGTATGAAACTGTGCTCTTTGCTGTTGAACACCTCCAGAGACTCTATGACAAGAAATTGAAAGACATCCCTCCAAGGAAAAAGAGGATCTACACTCATTTCTTCCTGAGCAATGGGACTGGGTTTGAAAAGTTTGTCCACAAGAGTAAGTTTGAAACAATAACAAAAGTGCTCTCAGTTTCAGAAAAACGCCTGAAATGGTTTAGTGGAGAAGTATGGAAAATGCCAGAAATGTCTAAATTGCTGAAATGTGTCACAGGCTGGACGGAGGATGAGAAGGTATTTCTGGAGGGTCCCAAAGGAATGAAATTTCATATCCCAGCTCTGAAGACATCCTCAGTACCCCACAACAATGAGAATGTCACTTTTTACCTGGGCTTCACCCTGAAAGGACCTGTTGCATACAACATTACAGTACAAACATAG